GGTGTTCTCTGTATTGGACAGGCAATATCTTTGTTGTGTTTACATAGGGCCTGCAGCAATGATCTCCTGCAATAAAAACAGATGatcactgaaacagaaaaatgtgtttggagAAGAGACAACAGTGCTACCTTCACTTGTTCTTAACTACATTAATGAGCCAATGAAATCTGTTAAACTTTAGGAATATGTTATTTCATCAGATCAAGATCTGTgcagatcagaaaaaaataaatttaaaaaatacgGGGAGGAGAGAgatttaagtaaaataaatacatcaagTAGGTTTGTATTCATTTTGAAAGGCCTTTAGATTCATCTTACCCCTAGCATATTTCAGGTGCTTCCTTATTTCACATACCAGAATGCTGTCTGACATATAGGGTGACAAAGCATATTCCCATGTGAATGAACAACCTCTGCTTGCAAACTCTTAAAAATGACCACACAGGGAACCAGAAGCTGTCCTTAAGGTGCTGGTGTGACTGGGAGTTACTGAAACTGAAAGACACAGAAGAAGTGGTCTTGTTGGGTCTAGCTTGCCTACTGTGGTATGATGGGTGCTAATGAAATTATTAATGACATGTAGCATTCTTAACTCTCACCAGCAATAATGgtgctacttttttttaatcctgtatCAATGATAAGTAGCTTGGAGTTGTTACCAAGACAACCTTTGATAGCATCCCTCTGCTTGAATTAGGAGGCTACAAGCACTGAAAAATTCTTTTGAATAGGGGTTATTGAtctagattattttttcttcttactgtgAAATGACAAACTGTGCATTCAGCATAGGGCtagttattaaaaatgaagctgCAGTTGCTATGTATTAGCACAAAGCTGTTTCTGAGATCCAACTATTTGGGATATTGGAAATATAAATACAGACAATAGTAGAGCAATTGTATACATAAGTCATGACTTAAGGAACATGTTTTGGAAAttgaattttcatctttttatttctttttcaagttaTGGGATATATGGTTAAGAGAGGGAACTGAAACAATGtgttgttttacttttaaaatttctctAGCTAAAGCTAGTATTAATACAGACCGTGAACAGCTGCAGAAGACGGATCCAAATAACTTCCGTACTGTTTGAGTTTGTTCAGTGAGTTGAGATAATTTGCACTGTTAATGGATTACTGCTGGTCTAGATGTGCCCATGTTAACCTTATGGttcatttctgaagtttcaTTAGTCCATATTAGGCATGTACAGTGGCCAAGACTGGATTATTTATCTGTTGCTTAGTAATATTTCACACTCGCTTTCAAGCAGCTCCACGAAACAACCTCGCAGTTCGTTAGGAGCTAAAGTACAAAGGAAGTGTTTAAGCTATATGGAGGATCAGTGGCAGGCTGGGAAGTAGAGACCAggagaaataataatatatttgttaaataaacaatttttttttcttgggtgTTCTATCTCCCTttattcttctgctgtttttataggtgatatttaaggtccctttcaacccaagcaACTTACAGTTTGAACCTcactttcctgcttttctttgttttccctttgatttttttattttcttcagcccTGAACAAGCTATATCTTGCTTTTAGTTGTCCTCTGCCCTTCAAAAAGCAATGGGAAACATGTTTAAAGACCTTTTCTTGAGGGAGATGCCTCATTCTGCAGAGTGATGAAGTCTTTAGCATTTAACTGTGGCTTTGGAGCTGTTACTGTTGATGAAATCATAATGAAGATGCTTCAACTTGTCAAGGGCAAAATTAAGATTGTACTGTAATGAATCAAATGCTTCAAGTATTCTGTGGGCTTATCTATCTTTTGTGTAACTACCTGATGCATTAGATTAATAAACCATAATGAGATTAAAATATGCAGTGGATAGAGCGGTCTAAAGGCAGACTTTGGAGAGAGAGTCTGTCACTTTCCTGATCTAGTTTAGACATATTTTTTCAGAGCTGATCAGACTATCCATTTGTATTATGTGCCTCAGCCAAACAGAAATGGGGAAGAACATTCAGTTAGGCTTTTATTGAACAGTACGTTCTCTCTTGCAGAAAAACTGAGCTTTGTTAGTGGGACAGCTGCTGTTTCCAGAATATGATGGagttttttcctccccattccatggttctgaaggaagaagcaggaagaaatcTATGCCTGTTTTTTCTGCACTTCCTCATTAACAACAACTGactcatcctttttttttttttttttttttttttttttttttttttttactgctgtgtGGGAGGACAGTGTATATAATGAACCTGTTCCATACTTGGGGGGGTCTTTCCCCTCACTCACCAAAACTAGTTTCAATTAATGATGTACTGCAGTGAGTTCAAAGGCAGCTTTATACTATCTAGGGCTGGTTTTTCACATCATGCCATACTTCTCAGCCTGTGTATGGAGGCCAGTACTTTTCTCTTGACTTCTAATACAAAGTTATGTGTTTTCTatgattaattattttctcctgTTGTGCTGTCTCTAACttacttctccttttccctAATGTTTTAGAGACAGTTGGTACAAGTTTTGATCACTTCACGTTTGATTTGGGTAAGCTACCAAGTGTCAGCTTTGGCTACATGTTGTAATTCTACTGTGGTGGGTGTTCTgcaaaaaaaacagcaattcaCAGTGCTCTaagctttttgcttttagaTGGTGCACTGCGTCAGTGCCCAGAAAGAATATGTAGTTCAGTGCAGTCTATTACTGTATTGATGGAGGTACTTACCAGCTTCACCCTCAATTCCAGCATactctgttttctgaagaaagaaataattcataCATTTCTTTGCTTGGAGTCCAGTCTCTCTTCAAGCCAATGTGCAGAAGTGAAAACTGTcaagttttttattttcctcatagcagattcttttattctgtgttcACAAATCTAAATCCCACTGATGCATTTGTAAGCCTTACTTTCCATAAAGTTTAAACACCAGGAAGGTCCCAGGGCACAACTTGAACTACAGAAATGTGCTTATGGCTTAGTGATAAGCACGTAATGTTTCGAAACAGATGTTTCAAAAAAGTCTGTATCTGTTCTTAACCAGCTTAAATGTTGGGTAGAAGATTCTGCTTCAGAGAAAACCCATCTGTTACTTGATTATGGAACACttctcactgccctctggtctttctttcattattcTCTGGTGTAACTGATCAAAACTGGTCTAAAACTGCACTCaaaatgttcttgtttttttttctccattgctctgttctttgttttttgcagTCAGAAATGGCAGTTAGCTACTATGAAGAAGAGGAGGGACTGAAATGAACTTTGATTTGTAATCAGTCAATCTTGGCTGTTTGCATAGCAAGCTGAGAGGTGAACTCTTCATTTCCCCTAGAAGCTTGATCACTCTGGTCTGACTGCTCCCCTGCACacttctgattctatgattttgctACTAATCTCCTCTGATGCTCTTAATACCGGCTCACTTTGTACTCATAAATGCTTATGAGCATTATGATTTTCTATTATCTACTAATTGGCAATGAAGCTCTCTATTTCTGCTACTCTATGTTCTTGTTAACAAGAAAACATGTAGGATTTCACTTCtgattaatatattttttgctgttattgAATCGATCCCAAGATGTCCCATGCTACTTTGATGTACTTACAGTTGGTTGTGCTCAAGCATCACCATCACCTTACCTCAAGCATCGTAATCATTAAGAGTATACGAAAACCCTCTGGGTGTGTGAACAGCAGTCAAATAAAGGATTCGGCATACAAGAAAGCAGTTCTTCACCAAAATGCTTTTGACCAGAATACCTTGAAGAATTTATGAATATTTTACCTCAAACTGTAATTTGACCTTCAAAAAGAGGTGCTCCAGGGAATGTCCCAAATCAGCTCCATGTATTTGTATTTACGTAGCTCTGGGAACAATGAACTTTATATGTAGCTAAATGTAGGATTATGAATATACAAGCTGAGGTAGAAAACAATCTTAGCTTCATAAAGGAAGTTGTGCTTTAAATTGACTAGTATAATTTTGGAACAAGACCTTTGGTTTGTGTGCTTTGTAAACACATTAGCTTATTTCTCAAACAGTGGtaagaagagggggaaaaattTAGGAATTACTAGGAAAAGAATATAGAACAAACAAGAATGTATTTTCCCACCTTTTCACCTTCCTATtgtagctaaaaaaaaaaaattagggaaGAACTATACTAATTTTTTAGAATCAGATGTTTCAATTGGTCTGTTAATTGGAGGCTTTGACCACCGTTACCTCTAAAAATTCCACAactctttcttctttataaGGGTGCTTTCAAGATAGCTGTGAAATTCACAACCCTAAAACCCTTtttaaacctgaaaaaaaatcaggttgtTCAGTTTGCAACTTGTTTGCTCTTTAAAGATGTACAGGGCAAAACCAAGTAAACATTTAGGAACCCTGGTGTGCTTCAGAGGCCAGTAAGGCACTGCAGGGCCGGTTCATGATCAGAATAAACCtttccatttccaaagcatTCATTTCCATTATTAAAATATCTGATTTATTGCAAATATATGTTCAGAGTTCCTAGGGCTGGGCtattaggaaatactttttcagCACTATTAGGTGGGGAGTTGTTAACTTTCCTTGGAGATAAATTGCAGTTTTACTATGCATAATACACAACAAAATAGCAGATCTGGAATATATTTTGTGATTGAGAAGTGCACAGGATTTCTTAGCACATAGTCTTGCTGGCCTGCCTCAAGAAATGATTATCCAAAATTGCAAAGGGGAATCCCTTAGCATCTCACCATCTCAGCTGTAGGGTTGGTGAGTGAGTTCAGCTAGCAAGAATTTAAATATGGAAGCTGgcattcatgcatttttttgcaCGCACAGTCTGGCTTAGTTCAGCGTGCAGAATTTCAGCACAAGCTTGCAGAAATTACTGGATTTATCCCCTGGTCTGCACAAATGTTCCATATAAATGGAAAATCTTATCAAACTGAGCTGGTCCAACATCTACATGTAGATGATTgaactatataaaaaaaaaaaaagtgcaaggtAGGAACATGAATTCAAGGTCAATCTTTTGATAACAAAGTATGAATTCAGAATGCATCAACCTTTGGGCATGTTAAATTTTTACAGCTTCAAATGTGCgtaaattgaaaaaaaaccaaactgcagTAGTTTGAATAAGGTGCACATTGTAACTCAAGAGCTTATGAATTGCAACTCAAGCACAAATGCTTTTAATTCCTTTGTGACAGATGTACCTGGAAGATTTTATGTCATGCTCAGATTCTACTAAAGGCAAACCTGTTATTTTCAGCAATGTTTTTGAATGCTGACTTTTGGCAGGTGAGGTAGACTGTCTGAGCTCTCTCAGTTATTCATAAGCTGAGCTCACTCTAACCAAACATGTTTGTAATTTTTAATGTCGTATCTAAACATTTCCCACTAGTATGTTGGCCTAAGAAAACAGGGCCTTCCTATCTGTTCTTCTAGCTCCTACATGTCCTCAAATAATGTAAACTTTTAGTACAATACTGTGGCAAATGGGACAATGGTAGGAAGatcagaaaaaaactgaaaagaaagaaaaatggctttGAATGCAAGGTACAGAATGAAATTTGCTGGAACTCCAGGTATGTCCTGTAGTGATTTTATCTGGGAGATATGGTACTGCTGGAATAAAGCTTGGCATTTAGAGAAGAGACTTCATAAGCTAGTTTCCAAAGGAACTTTTTGACAAGGATCCCTTGATGAGAAATTAGGCAGCAATGCTGTCCTATTCCAGGTATGTCTGTCAGAACTTCTTTTACTTGAGCAGGTAGCTaaagaacaatttttttaactgagtttTGTTCTCTTACTCAGCTGTCTTGACAGTAGGTATGTATGCCtgcctgtgcagctctgctccatctCTAGGAAGATGGTGCTTTTCTGCTGGGTGTGTTGGTAGCACACTCTGGGTAGGTCTCAGGGGAAGGCTGAGAGCACTTTGAGGCACAGGAAAATCATGCTGTGCctcaaaactgcagaaaaagtTGATGGAAGACACAAGAAAAGATGTAGAATAACAAATTTCTAGTGTTTTTCATTAAGgttagttggttttttttaattgaagttaCACTATGGTCTTTAAAGGTTGAGGTTGATGTACAGTACCAATTATCTGGACTGTGTACTATCATTCGTGTGCTCAGATGGAATTAAGTACAGTTTTATGTTGTCTTCTTTGTTGCAGCTTTGAAATTAAGTCAGGTATATACTACTACTGGAATATATACTGGAATATATTGGAATATATACTGGATATATTGGAATATATACTGGAATATATAATACTACTGGAATTGTTCACTTGGCCATGTGATCGTTATCATTTTAGAAATTACCCTAGGTTTGCATCTAGCAATCTTTCTTACATGTTCTGTAAGTACTGCCCTTATCTTTCACGTGTTGATTTGAGATTGAGAGGATGTACCTACAGCAGATCAAATATGGGCTCCTTTCTAACCATTCAAGTGGCTTAAATTTGATTTGTCCCTATAATGCTTCCCTACTGCATTCATCAATTTCTCTATTCAGTTCCTTAAATTGTGTGAATTAGGATGAGGTCTTTTCTGTATATTACCAATGTTACATTATTATTTGGAGTTGGATAGAATAAGAATAGTAAAACACTAAAACTCCAACGAGGTTACCAAATGCTCTAGATCCAGAAAcaagctgtttaaaaataaaaaatcttacCCAATCAtaaggctttttgtttgttttgaaaggaCCCTATAATGTACTACAATAGCAATGTGCTTCCAGCTAGCCTCTGGAATGCTGTCCATGAGAAGTCTCTTCCCTAAACTCTCTAGCATGCAGTTTATTTCTGAACTATGTTTCATGTGAACTTACTCTATCTTCAAGAGTCCATATAGCGCAAAGAAAGTTTCTGGGATTCTGAATGGCAAACCCATGGGAGCTCATGGCAGAACAATTTGCTTGTAGTGGTAATGCAGACGACATTTCACTGAAACTCTTGTTCAACAAAGTTCTAAGCAtgcaatttgattttttttttttttgagacctTTACTTGCATATACAGCATAGATGAAGGTAATGAAACATGTACAAATAGCCACTTACAaaattcactgcttttctgttaaaaacaaactaaaaaaatacaaacaggcCACACACTACAACCTTTCTCTTAAAGGTGGGAGGAGGATAAGAGCTCAgttgtgctgttttcttcaatTTGTAGGAATGAAGTAAGAGCTGAATGGTCGTAGATCCAGActgaattcttatttttaatatcagtgtgggatttttttttctgtcagtgtgATCAAATGCATGCTAAATTAATAGATAAGAATCAAGTAATTTTATCACCTTATGTTCTAAGATCTTGCTTTTATGTTACACTTGGTTTTTATGGATCCAAGGTGGTAAGGGTCTATCCACCCATATTTCATGAAGCTAGATGTTTTGTATAGGCTAAATTAACTTTCCAAACATGGAGCAAGATTCACTAGTCAAACTTCTGAGCAAAATAAGCAAAAGCTGTTCGTTTAATCTCTGATGAAGTTTGTGAATTAAAACCAAGTGCAACTATTTGTCTCTAATAGATCAATTAGATACAAATGAAGGAAGCTAATTTAACAGAACTGACATGTACATATAAATTTCCTATTAGGCTCTAACGTGAAGTGTTCTTAGGAAGATCTGCTTTAAATGTTTGATGCTCAGTGTGTTTCAAGGATACTCTGAAAGCACACATGGGAATGGAGTGAGTGCAAGAAGGATGCCTTATAAAGTGCTAAGAGAAGTAGTTGGAACAAAAAGCAGTTGCAGTAGGGATGCCAAAGATGCTGTTTggcctgaagaaaaaaaaaaaaaaaaaacaacctagatgaaaagcagatttctcAACAGAAAATGCTGGAAAGAGACTAATTTTGGAAGACAGTGTACATGTATGTGGAGTGatatctaattttttttgtttgttttgtttttttaatctttggaTCAACAGTTTAACTTAACTAGGTCTAAGTGCCAGAATTAACAATAGCTTCTAGGAATTCCAGAACTATGGTTAGGGAAGTTCCAGAACTATGGTCAGGGAAGTACCTgatgggagggagggaaagtGCTCTATCATTGACTTGTTTGAGAAGGCAGTCAAGGGTATTTTTTAAGATTAGTCCTCTTAGTTGTGTCTAATCAGGAAACAAACACTTGGAGAAGTTGTTGAACCATTCTCTTCAAATATAtgaaataagtttgtactggGACATAAATATACaggcaaggaaggaaaaggagtgAAATTTAAACCACACAAATTGTTTAGGGATTTGTTGGAGATTTTTAACACCTAAAGCAACTGGGTAAACTTGTGAAGTCATGAGATTATTCTGtgcaaaaaacccacattttttATCACCTCATTTGctatttttgaaatataatcATCAACAGTCCTTCGCTGCCTTTTGTCATGGTAGCTGTTGGGCTGGTGAATCAAAGCATTCCCCAGTCATCTCCTCATGTTACACCTGTTTGGTGGCGTGCTCACTGATCATTTGGGTTGtatggctgctgtgctgcaggcagaaacTGTGACCTGATTGTCCTACCAGCACCTACTGAGAGTGCCTCATTACAAATTGCCTTTGACCAGGCAGATAACCCACAGTTTTGCTTATCACTGCACACACAATGATTTTAACATTTCTGACTGaaatagtttttccttttcatgtcATGTAAATCTCATgttgcatctctgctgttgGTGAGTTTTGTTATCTGAAAACTTTTATTAATTATGGCTTCTCCACTCAAAGATCCTTAGTGAGAAAATTCCATCTTCAGTATTTTCCTCGGTAAATTCTTACAATTCTGCATATTTCATACAGCTTGAATGGGATAATCCTGATGTTTGCCTCACAAAGGGGTCAAGGTGCCAACTAAGGTCTAAATCCACCACATACTAGATGTAAACCTTAAAGAACTGCAatgcaaacagctgcaaaaatgaGGTACTTCATTTTCAGGGTCCTTTCCTTTTAGCTTATTGAAGTGTCAAATGCCTAGATCTTCTTATAGTCTGTGTATCTTTCTGCCTACCAATGCgaaaatactgtatttgtaGGACTTCTATTATAACACAAATCAAAAGACAGTCCAGCAGGCATGTATGTGGAGATCAATAGAGCAATTCAATAATGGCATCATTTTGTGCTATGTCTATAAAGATGCAACAGACTGTCAGCAGGAACCTGAACTTCAGCTGAAAGACATGGATGACGTTTGTAACTGGATGGAGCTTGAAAAGAGTACtagttatttaaaaaacacGACATATCCATTATATCAGTGTACAGATTAAATCAAAGATACTTACCTTCTTCTTTGATCTTTCTGACTTCTTAGAAATATTCTTTACTTTTGTGTGAAGATGATGCAAAACCTTGAAAAAAGGAACAATAAGTTGAATAGCAAATTGAATGGTATATATTAGTATTTGAACTTTTACACAAGCTctaaaagttaaaataattgttctgGTGTGACTTCAAAGTTGAATGTGATGCTTTCAGACTTTGAATTTTAAGCACtctccagttttcttttcaaagcttgTTTCTTGAAGGTGAAAATGCTAAGCTTCCAAAAGATGTAGCTTAGCATTATGTAAGAGCTCAACTGGCTGTGTGCTGAAATTGACAGGAACCTTGACATGGATTTCAAATTTTAGGTTGTGCTTAAATCATCTACATTTACTCTCTAGGCTGTTCACATATAAAGGCAGAGAACAGGCTGTCAGCATTGTACTCTGGTATGACTGCCTTGTCACTCCTGAGTGCAACACTGATAGACGGAGCAGTCTTATGGATTCCCCTTTCAGAGAGAGTCATAAGAAGTGTTATAGCACTGACAGGAAAATCTCAGTGAACAACATTTAAATTAATCCTTATGCACCTGGTTATAGCACAACTGTGACCTGACAACATTTTTACTTCAGCTTTTGGAGGTAAAAGACTGAATTTTCTAAAGCAgttaatgaacaaaataaagccTCCGTTAAATGCACCTTACTTTTcatttgctgctgtgctcatcAAGGGCAGTGAGGGGAAAAATGGCTGGAGTCACAGTGACAGAATTTATTAACTAGTggttttttcttgctttgataGGCACGATCTGAGAGGCAGATATCTTTAGCTATCTTCTAAGTGCCTTCTCCTCTTCATAGCACTGAtgatattaaaatgaattaGTGTTGAAAGTATCATAACTTTTGATTAAACAGACATGAACTAAAGttccaagaaaatatttttttttcaggagagcTGACCTGCAACTGACTAGACATAAGGTAGTCCACTCCCTGGCAGTCACAAGCAGCTGCACAATAAGAGATTAATTAAAAAGTCACAGAAAATTTATTCTGGAAATCTAGCACAACTCGTGGGTTTACCATCTGTCTCAGACATTCTAAAGATCAACCAGGAGAGACAAAAAAATACACTTGATCAGTAACGATCCACAAGAAGTAAGAAAGAGATGCCTTGCTGAATAAGACTTGAATCCTAAAATGCCTTTTTACAAGTCTTTGCTAGACACAAAGTCTGAACTTTTGCccaataaaataaattgcagaaatgattttctttgATACTATCTCTGTAACTTTCTACATAGCTGCTTCctctatgattttcttttcttcctagaaGCAATCACTTTTTATTGAGAGGACAAATTAAAActgcaaagaacagcaaaagtTTTTAACAACTGTGGGTGTCAGTTGAGAGTGAGCTCGTAGCAGTTCCTCACTTTGTACCTGAACAAAGTTGTACCTGAATGTTTTTCAGTCCTCTTTGTGAGATGGTGATTTCTTTCTATTCTGCAACATCCCACATATCTCCCCAACACCAGAGAAGCATCCTGTCCTAGAAGGGAGTATAATTAAATTGGATCAATTGGATTTGTTGGCTGAGtagtttgtgtgtgtgaatttaAGCCACCAAAAGGCTGGAAATGATCCTTTCCTCTGTTTGAATGTTACTCTCATCCCTCTTACCCACCTTGGCGTAGCAGCAGGTGATGAGCACCAGAGGCAGGAGGTATCCTACTAGCAGGATCATAACCTTATAGGTCTGCTTGGCTGTTGAGCCCTCTGCCCAATTCTCCCAGCAGAAGGAGCTGTTGGGTGCCTGCTGATGACCACTCATAAGGGCCTGGTGCTGGGCCACAGGGATGGCAATGAGTAGAGACAGCAACCAGATTACACCCACGCCGAGGACAGCGTTGCGTTTGCTGCGGATGTCAGACGAATGCTTGGCATGAACCACAGCAATGTATCTGTCCACAGACATAGCCACCAGAGTAAAGATGCTGACCAGCATTGTTGCCATGGCCAAGTAGTGAACCCACTTGCAAAAGAAGGCACCAAAGATCCACTCTGGAAGGGAGTAGATGGTAGCCTGGAAGGGGACACAGAAGAGtaaaaaggagaagtctgcaATACTCAAGTTCAGGATGAAGATATTCGTGGTACTGCATGATGAGCGTCCCCCAGGCCGGACACGAACCAAAATAACCAACACCATTGTGTTCCCCACCATTCCCAGCAGGAAAATCAAGCCAAAAAGCACTGGTACGATAACCACCTCAGGACCGCCCTTGGCAGCTCCTGACCAGCATGGTGGGGCTCCTGTTTGGTTAGTCTCAAGGCTGCACTTGCTGGTGTTGACcccaaagaaaagcacaaaattgtcttcttcctcctccatgGAGCTAGGCCGCTTGGAGACCAGGGAGCAGTTGCTGCAACCCTGACTGCTGTGGGGAAGATCTGTGTTTGTTAATGGTGTCCAGAGGCTCAACCCTTGGGTTTTTCAATGCTCTGTGCCCTTGCTTTGGGGAGCAATTTTCTTCAGATGATTCTTCCAGATTCTGTGTCTTCCAGGAAGTGAGACAAAGGGTTCTGAGGAACTGGTCTCATCTAAGAGGTTTGGTAGCTGCTGATGGAGAAGATCTTGTGACAGAGGATAAGTCTGTGCCAGGAGggctgaggatgaagcagtggTAAAGCAGCGGTAGCCTGGATTCCTCACGCCCCTCCTC
The sequence above is drawn from the Gallus gallus isolate bGalGal1 chromosome 11, bGalGal1.mat.broiler.GRCg7b, whole genome shotgun sequence genome and encodes:
- the GALR1L gene encoding galanin receptor type 1-like isoform X1, encoding MEEEEDNFVLFFGVNTSKCSLETNQTGAPPCWSGAAKGGPEVVIVPVLFGLIFLLGMVGNTMVLVILVRVRPGGRSSCSTTNIFILNLSIADFSFLLFCVPFQATIYSLPEWIFGAFFCKWVHYLAMATMLVSIFTLVAMSVDRYIAVVHAKHSSDIRSKRNAVLGVGVIWLLSLLIAIPVAQHQALMSGHQQAPNSSFCWENWAEGSTAKQTYKVMILLVGYLLPLVLITCCYAKVLHHLHTKVKNISKKSERSKKKTAQTVLLVVAVFLLSWLPHHIITMWAEFGHFPLNNISFTFRIISHCLAYGNSCINPILYAFLSENFRKACQQAFHCKCFLQPVPTEKLVRIHMENFSVTHSTTNV
- the GALR1L gene encoding galanin receptor type 1-like isoform X2, which translates into the protein MEEEEDNFVLFFGVNTSKCSLETNQTGAPPCWSGAAKGGPEVVIVPVLFGLIFLLGMVGNTMVLVILVRVRPGGRSSCSTTNIFILNLSIADFSFLLFCVPFQATIYSLPEWIFGAFFCKWVHYLAMATMLVSIFTLVAMSVDRYIAVVHAKHSSDIRSKRNAVLGVGVIWLLSLLIAIPVAQHQALMSGHQQAPNSSFCWENWAEGSTAKQTYKVMILLVGYLLPLVLITCCYAKVLHHLHTKVKNISKKSERSKKKAKQHLWHPYCNCFLFQLLLLALYKASFLHSLHSHVCFQSILETH
- the GALR1L gene encoding galanin receptor type 1-like (The RefSeq protein has 1 substitution compared to this genomic sequence), translated to MEEEEDNFVLFFGVNTSKCSLETNQTGAPPCWSGAAKGGPEVVIVPVLFGLIFLLGMVGNTIVLVILVRVRPGGRSSCSTTNIFILNLSIADFSFLLFCVPFQATIYSLPEWIFGAFFCKWVHYLAMATMLVSIFTLVAMSVDRYIAVVHAKHSSDIRSKRNAVLGVGVIWLLSLLIAIPVAQHQALMSGHQQAPNSSFCWENWAEGSTAKQTYKVMILLVGYLLPLVLITCCYAKVLHHLHTKVKNISKKSERSKKKTAQTVLLVVAVFLLSWLPHHIITMWAEFGHFPLNNISFTFRIISHCLAYGNSCINPILYAFLSENFRKACQQAFHCKCFLQPVPTEKLVRIHMENFSVTHSTTNV